A genomic window from Anguilla rostrata isolate EN2019 chromosome 14, ASM1855537v3, whole genome shotgun sequence includes:
- the c9 gene encoding complement component C9: MKPMSAVCVTFGILNYIAFVIGDAIPANDDQLTRTAREANGQGAIDCQMGPWSNWSTCDPCSKMQYRSRTVEVFGQFGGLVCNQPLGERRACQTEIACDEIKNPPCSNTEFQCESGTCIKKRLVCNGDNDCGDFSDEDCDDEPRRPCGAKEMELSELARNAGYGISILGSGARANAFNNEFFNGACSRVRDPNTLEFHRTPWNVAVLNYDTRADESYSKEVFETTSTLLKEIMEENKFSISVGLSYKFEPTEIPITSLNVTNAGLSLAYGRKEIIKQVTEHTATKNKSFMRVKGQVQMGTFRMRSRDLRVTDTFLTDVSYLPLEYAKGEYFRFLEDYGTHYAMSGKEGGEYELVYVLNKEYMKTKKVTSRDVQNCFSLDVSLTVQGVPGTEGTASIKPGFCNDLIMKDDGVTDEHALIDKVMTSVRGGTIQTATALKTKIEKTGVMDVDTYVAWAKSLAVAPVVVHSQPEAIQSLIPLNMPHADVKKDNLKRAFEDYIAEYNVCKCQPCQNGGTVTLIDGECLCLCLPQFEGLACQNIKSEELKHHQNTVVQQGNWGCWSSWTSCIGGRKTRTRTCNTKGLTSGTCKGEILDSDYC; encoded by the exons ATGAAGCCTatgtctgctgtctgtgtcaCATTTGGCATTTTAAACTATATTGCATTTGTTATTGGGGATGCCATACCTGCAAA TGATGATCAGCTGACACGAACAGCAAGGGAGGCAAATGGACAAGGGGCAATTGACTGTCAGATGGGCCCTTGGTCAAACTGGAGCACCTGTGATCCATGCTCGAAAATGCAG tacCGCTCGAGAACCGTGGAGGTTTTTGGTCAATTTGGGGGGCTTGTCTGCAACCAGCCCCTGGGGGAGCGCAGAGCCTGCCAGACGGAAATCGCTTGCGACGAGATTAAAAATCCTCCCTGTTCAAACACTGAATTTCAGTGTGAATCAG GCACTTGTATTAAGAAGAGGTTGGTGTGCAATGGAGACAATGACTGTGGGGATTTCTCTGATGAAGATTGCGATGATGAACCACGGCGGCCGTGTGGAGCAAAAGAAATGGAGCTATCTGAACTGGCCAGAAACGCAGGATATGG catcAGCATTCTGGGGTCAGGGGCCAGAGCCAATGCCTTCAATAATGAATTCTTTAATGGGGCATGTAGCCGTGTGAGGGACCCCAACACCTTAGAGTTTCACCGCACCCCATGGAACGTCGCAGTTCTAAACTATGAC ACACGTGCAGATGAGTCCTACTCAAAAGAGGTTTTTGAAACAACaagtaccctgctcaaggaAATTATGGAGGAAAACAAATTTTCCATAAGTGTGGGATTGTCTTACAAATTTGAGCCCACTGAAATTCCAATTACCTCATTAAATGTAACAAATGCAGGTTTAAGTCTGGCATATGGAAGGAAAGAAATCATTAAACAAGTTACTGAACATACAGCTACCAAG AACAAGTCCTTCATGCGAGTTAAAGGCCAGGTTCAGATGGGCACATTCAGAATGAGATCACGTGACTTGAGGGTGACAGACACATTCTTGACAGATGTGTCATATCTGCCGTTGGAGTATGCAAAGGGGGAATACTTCAGATTCCTGGAGGATTATGGCACACACTATGCCATGTCTGGGAAGGAAGGAGGCGAATATGAACTTGTCTATGTGTTAAACAAGGAATACATGAAAACCAAAA AAGTGACATCACGGGATGTCCAGAACTGCTTCAGCCTTGATGTTTCACTTACCGTCCAGGGAGTACCTGGCACTGAAGGAACAGCTTCAATTAAACCAGGCTTTTGTAATGACTTAATCATGAAGGATGATG GAGTTACAGATGAACATGCACTTATTGACAAGGTGATGACATCTGTCAGAGGGGGTACAATCCAAACTGCAACTGCTCTGAAGACAAAAATTGAGAAGACTGGTGTGATGGATGTGGATACCTACGTAGCATGGGCAAAGTCACTCGCTGTTGCTCCAGTGGTGGTCCACAGCCAG CCTGAAGCAATCCAGTCCCTGATTCCTCTGAATATGCCCCATGCcgatgtcaagaaagacaacttGAAGAGAGCCTTTGAAGATTACATTGCTGAGTACAATGTTTGCAAATGCCAGCCTTGTCAAAATGGTGGCACAGTCACCTTGATTGATGGCGAGTGCCTCTGCCTATGCCTCCCGCAGTTCGAGGGGCTGGCATGTCAAAATATCAAGTCCGAAGAGCTGAAAC atCACCAGAACACGGTTGTCCAGCAGGGGAACTGGGGCTGCTGGTCTTCCTGGACCAGCTGCATTGGAGGACGAAAAACTCGGACCCGCACCTGCAACACGAAAGGCCTCACTTCTGGCACATGCAAAGGGGAGATTCTTGATTCTGATTACTGCTGA